The Proteus vulgaris genome has a segment encoding these proteins:
- the tsr_1 gene encoding methyl-accepting chemotaxis protein, which produces MLKRIKISNGLMFILILFCTIQLFSGAMSIRDASLTNKRISQLANGFEQIKTMDYGYAELNKLREDMLNVMFDAHLTPDIAEDKITHFLSTYPQRKQEVTHIISAYFSSAQNANFDPEKIEKMKKLFNRVLYDLDQLASCLEIHDYYGFQSLYAHNTNERFTQSLYEATDYLSDNVVTHAREAAQGNYERTLILAFVFMFIFILFTVLVVLWIRRNIVLRINQIVDYMSEISQGNLLENKDITAKGNNEIDQLITGIQYMRTELSLIVNAIRGTSHHIYTGVQELSAGNTDLSCRTEEQASALEETASSMEQLTATVRNNTESAREVSHLINQTSNIASKGGDVTNRMVKTMTDIAESSQKIGEITTVINSIAFQTNILSLNAAVEAARAGEQGRGFSVVATEVRELAQRSAEAAKEIKELIDASISRVRHGNDLVEQVSMSMGEILTSVKHVEDSMTEILSASEEQTRGITQVSLAVTEMDKATQQNAAMVEQSSSVASLLTEEAGNLEQIVEQFKTTESKQYDKKSHHNVIEIPFSSEKLSQKKGEKIKNTVKDEIKERNSTKETSIKNDEDDDWTSF; this is translated from the coding sequence CAACTTTTCTCTGGTGCAATGAGTATCCGTGACGCGAGTTTAACAAATAAGCGGATCTCACAATTAGCAAATGGCTTTGAACAGATAAAAACGATGGATTATGGTTATGCTGAGTTAAATAAATTACGTGAAGATATGCTTAATGTTATGTTTGACGCTCATCTCACGCCCGACATTGCAGAAGATAAAATTACCCACTTTCTATCCACCTATCCACAACGCAAACAAGAAGTTACCCATATTATTAGTGCCTATTTTTCTTCCGCTCAAAATGCCAATTTTGATCCCGAAAAAATAGAAAAAATGAAAAAACTATTTAACCGAGTACTTTACGATCTCGATCAGCTTGCATCATGTTTAGAAATTCATGATTACTACGGCTTTCAATCCCTTTATGCACATAATACCAATGAACGATTCACTCAATCCCTCTATGAAGCAACAGATTATCTCAGTGATAACGTGGTGACCCACGCAAGAGAAGCCGCACAAGGTAATTACGAACGCACATTAATTTTAGCGTTTGTTTTTATGTTTATTTTTATTCTTTTTACGGTTCTTGTTGTACTTTGGATACGTCGAAATATTGTTTTACGTATCAATCAAATCGTGGATTATATGTCAGAAATTTCTCAAGGAAATTTATTAGAAAATAAAGACATCACAGCAAAAGGGAATAATGAAATTGACCAATTAATTACGGGTATTCAGTATATGCGCACTGAACTCTCATTAATTGTAAATGCTATTCGAGGAACAAGCCATCATATTTACACGGGTGTTCAAGAGTTATCAGCAGGCAATACCGATCTTTCTTGCCGTACTGAAGAGCAAGCAAGCGCATTAGAAGAAACCGCATCTAGTATGGAACAACTCACAGCAACAGTGAGAAACAATACAGAAAGCGCTCGTGAAGTTTCACATCTCATTAATCAAACATCAAATATTGCCAGTAAAGGGGGAGATGTCACGAATAGAATGGTTAAAACTATGACGGATATTGCCGAAAGTTCGCAAAAAATTGGTGAAATTACCACCGTTATTAATAGCATTGCTTTTCAAACTAATATTCTCTCATTAAATGCGGCCGTTGAAGCAGCTAGAGCGGGTGAGCAAGGACGAGGTTTTTCGGTGGTGGCGACTGAAGTGAGGGAATTAGCACAGCGTAGTGCAGAAGCTGCGAAGGAAATAAAAGAATTAATTGATGCTTCAATTAGCCGAGTTCGCCATGGTAATGATCTTGTTGAGCAAGTTAGCATGTCTATGGGTGAAATACTGACCTCTGTCAAACATGTTGAAGACTCAATGACAGAAATTTTATCCGCATCTGAAGAACAAACTCGTGGTATTACTCAAGTCTCTCTGGCCGTTACAGAAATGGATAAAGCAACCCAACAAAATGCCGCTATGGTTGAACAATCCTCCTCTGTAGCAAGTTTATTGACTGAAGAAGCGGGTAATCTTGAACAGATCGTTGAGCAGTTTAAAACAACGGAAAGTAAGCAGTACGATAAAAAATCACATCATAACGTCATTGAAATACCGTTCTCTTCTGAAAAGTTATCACAGAAAAAAGGGGAAAAAATAAAAAACACCGTCAAGGATGAAATAAAAGAGAGAAATTCCACAAAAGAAACATCCATCAAAAATGATGAAGACGATGATTGGACAAGCTTTTAA
- the aer gene encoding aerotaxis receptor, with amino-acid sequence MRNNQPVTQREYPVSENATLMSTTDLDGNIIYANEDFVEASGFSVEELVGKPHNIVRHPDIPSEVFKDMWKTLKQGEVWTGIVKNRRKNGDHYWVRANITPIIRQGKIQSFMSVRTYAKKEEIAQASALYDAFNQGKYPSHTFLKGAFVYKGWQRWRSWNQTISLKKRLRFFILLPLPFMLLSAWFAGLSGYVLLMHVVVLLLLLIANERILYFQIVKPIIRLNEQANRVATGDEHNVAYLNRIDEIGMTQRSVNQLGRMFRWLVNDVSHQIHQVDISCDQLAAGNRDLYVRTEQTASNVEATASTMNELTTAVSNNSETAGQANNLSNITCDAAIKGGNAMDNIANTMNDIAKSSERISNIIGVIDSIAFQTNILALNASVEAARAGEQGRGFSVVATEVRELAQRSAEAAKEIKKLIGDSSSNIKVGSKQVNETVGTMEDIVVHVKNVTDLIGEISLASSEQSAGLKELGRAVEKLELITHENANYVSKASMISGEMKVQTNYLVSAINVFH; translated from the coding sequence ATGCGTAACAATCAACCGGTGACACAGCGAGAATACCCGGTCTCTGAAAACGCAACACTGATGTCGACGACAGATCTTGATGGCAATATTATTTATGCCAACGAGGATTTCGTCGAGGCCAGTGGGTTTTCAGTCGAAGAGCTGGTGGGAAAACCCCATAATATTGTCCGACATCCTGATATCCCTTCAGAAGTCTTTAAGGATATGTGGAAAACCTTAAAACAAGGCGAGGTTTGGACTGGGATCGTTAAAAATAGACGTAAAAATGGCGATCACTATTGGGTAAGGGCCAATATCACCCCTATTATTCGTCAAGGTAAAATTCAAAGTTTTATGTCAGTAAGAACCTATGCAAAAAAAGAAGAAATAGCTCAAGCTTCAGCGCTTTATGATGCGTTTAATCAAGGTAAATATCCCTCTCACACCTTTTTAAAAGGTGCTTTTGTTTATAAAGGGTGGCAACGTTGGCGCTCATGGAATCAAACTATTTCATTAAAGAAACGCCTTCGCTTTTTTATTCTACTACCATTACCATTTATGCTATTAAGTGCATGGTTTGCTGGTTTATCTGGTTATGTCCTTTTGATGCATGTCGTTGTATTGCTGTTATTGCTAATAGCTAATGAACGCATTCTTTATTTTCAAATTGTAAAGCCAATAATTCGATTAAATGAACAGGCTAATCGTGTTGCGACAGGAGATGAACATAACGTTGCTTATCTTAATCGGATTGATGAAATTGGGATGACACAGCGCTCAGTTAATCAGTTAGGGCGAATGTTTCGTTGGTTAGTTAATGATGTAAGTCATCAAATTCATCAAGTCGATATTTCTTGTGATCAATTAGCTGCTGGTAATCGTGATTTATATGTAAGAACGGAACAAACAGCCAGTAATGTTGAAGCAACAGCATCGACGATGAATGAGCTTACTACGGCAGTAAGTAATAATAGTGAAACTGCGGGTCAGGCAAATAACCTTTCTAATATCACCTGTGATGCGGCGATAAAGGGAGGTAATGCCATGGATAATATCGCGAATACAATGAATGATATCGCAAAGAGTTCAGAGCGTATTAGTAATATTATTGGTGTTATCGACAGCATTGCTTTTCAAACCAATATTCTTGCATTGAATGCTTCAGTAGAAGCAGCCAGAGCGGGTGAACAAGGACGAGGTTTTTCGGTGGTGGCGACTGAAGTGAGGGAATTAGCACAGCGTAGTGCAGAAGCCGCCAAAGAGATTAAAAAATTGATTGGTGATTCAAGTAGCAATATCAAAGTGGGTTCAAAACAAGTCAATGAGACGGTCGGTACAATGGAGGATATTGTTGTACATGTCAAAAATGTGACAGATTTAATTGGTGAAATTAGCCTAGCGTCTTCAGAACAAAGTGCGGGTCTAAAAGAATTAGGTCGAGCAGTTGAAAAACTGGAATTGATTACGCATGAAAATGCCAACTATGTTTCTAAGGCTTCGATGATTTCAGGTGAAATGAAGGTACAAACGAATTACTTAGTCAGTGCAATTAATGTATTCCACTAA
- the murR_1 gene encoding RpiR-family transcriptional regulator has product MPTLTKIAWIKPGMATNQRKIADYILDNPEKIVTLSSQQLAEIMGVSQSAIVKFSQKIGFKGFPSLKLAISEELGRKNANSGTNPSILHNQIGSEDSLVVIAQKLAQEKNNSISDTTRQINYLHFEKVIQLIDEAQRVQIIGIGGSGLVARDLSYKLQKIGITTLIETDHHVQISVAQMLSPKDLQIVISYSGKRKDMLVAASVAKKQGAKIIAITGEKHSPLGRISDYILETIADEGEWRSASISSRTAQNTITDLIFMALLKKRDECAKTLVLSSQALINSLDN; this is encoded by the coding sequence ATGCCAACATTAACGAAAATAGCCTGGATAAAGCCAGGTATGGCTACAAATCAGCGAAAAATAGCGGACTATATTTTAGATAATCCAGAAAAAATAGTCACTCTTTCATCACAACAGCTTGCTGAAATAATGGGGGTTAGCCAATCTGCTATTGTTAAATTTAGTCAAAAAATAGGATTTAAAGGCTTCCCTTCTTTGAAACTGGCTATCAGTGAAGAGCTGGGTCGAAAAAATGCAAATTCAGGGACAAACCCTAGCATATTGCATAATCAAATAGGCTCTGAAGATAGCTTAGTGGTTATTGCACAAAAGTTAGCTCAAGAGAAAAATAATTCAATTAGCGATACAACTCGTCAAATAAATTACCTTCATTTCGAAAAGGTGATCCAACTTATTGATGAGGCTCAACGAGTTCAAATTATCGGTATTGGTGGCTCTGGATTAGTCGCAAGAGATTTAAGTTATAAATTACAAAAAATAGGAATAACAACTCTGATTGAAACAGATCATCATGTTCAAATATCTGTTGCACAAATGTTAAGTCCAAAGGATTTACAGATAGTGATTTCTTATAGTGGCAAAAGAAAAGATATGCTAGTTGCAGCCTCGGTGGCTAAAAAACAAGGAGCTAAAATCATTGCGATTACAGGAGAAAAGCACTCTCCATTAGGAAGAATTTCTGATTATATATTAGAAACAATTGCGGATGAAGGTGAGTGGCGGAGTGCTTCAATTTCTTCGCGTACAGCACAAAATACAATCACAGATCTTATTTTTATGGCGTTATTGAAGAAACGTGATGAGTGTGCAAAGACATTAGTGCTAAGTTCACAAGCATTAATTAATAGCCTGGATAATTAA